CGACCCTCCCCGTCGTGGATGCGCCCACGTACCTGTCGTTGAGCACGCCCACGTTCGGCGGGGTGGACCTGCACCAGGAATACCTGGACAAGCTGACTGACATCCCGACGCTGGAGCTGGTGGCGCCGACCCCGTACAGCTACATTGCCGGCCCGCAGTACGCATCCGATCTGCTGAACACCCTGAAGTCGGTGCTGACCGCGCGCATGGCGGGGGGCACCGGGCTGCCAGCTGCTGTCGAGCAGGCCATCTGGGACCGTGCCCGCAGCCGCGAAACCCAGGTGGCTCTTGGCAACGAGGCCGAGATCATGCGCGCCAGCGAGGCCATGGGCTTTCAGCTGCCCAGCGGCGTGCTGGCGGCGCAGCTGCGTGAGGCCCAGCAGAACTACTACGACAAGCTCAGCGGGCTGTCGCGCGACGTGGCCATCAAGCAAGCCGAGCTGGAACAGGAAAACCTGAAACAGACCATCGCCTCGGGCATGCAGCTGGAGGGCCAGCTCATCGACTACAGCTTCAAGCTGGAGCAGTTGACGTTCGAGACGGCGAAGGTGACGGCCGACAACGCCGTTCAGGTCTACAACGCACAGGTCGAGCAATTCAAGGCCCTGCTGTCTGCGTACAACACCTACGCGACCGCCTACAAGACCATCATGGACGCCGAGCTGTCCAAGGTCGAGGTCTACAAGGCAGAGCTGCAGGCCGAGCAGACCAAGGCTGATGTGAACCAGGCGTTGGTGCAGCAGTACAAGGCCCAGATCGAAGCGGGGTTGTCCCAGGTGGAGATCTACAAGGCCCAGGTCGGCGCGGCCAACACCCTCATCCAGTTGGAGCAGGCCCGGATTGGCGCAGCCGGAGAACAGATCAAAGCCTACGTCGCCCAGGTCAACGCGGAGACATCCAAGGTGGAGGCCTACAAGGCAGGCGTGCAGGCCGAAGCGACCAAGGTGGAGGTCTACCGCGTCAAAGCCCAGGCGTTCAGTGCCCGCACAGGCGCGCAGGCGGAAAAGGCCCGCGCTGAAATCAGCCGCTACAGCGCGCTTGCGCAGGCCAAGGAGGCGCAATGGCGCGGGTATGCCGCACAGGTCGAAGCCGAGCGTAGCCGCATCGCGGCGCTGGGCACGCAGTCCACCGCGCTGCTGGAAGGGTACAAGGCGGGGGCCGCAGCGGTCGAGTCGTCTGCGCAGATGCACACGAAGGTCTGGGAGTCGCAGATCCGCCAGTACGAGGCGAGCCAGAACATCGTAGTGCAGACTGCGAAGATCAACGGCGACTGGGCAATCCAGGCCAACAACGCCCGGATGGAAGCCGCCAAAGCGGGAACCCAGGTTTACGCGCAGCTCACCTCGTCGGCGTACGGGATGATGCACACCAGCGCTGGCATCAGTGGCAGCGCGTCCATGTCTGTCGGATACAGCTACGGCGGCGACGTATCTGGCACTGTGTCGCCACGGGAGTCCCTCTAGGGTAGACGGCGGCAGCAGCCGCCCCCCCCAACATGGTTTGGCGGTATTGGCGCCATGTATAGGGTTTCTTCTGCGGGCATCTTCTGCGAAGAATCACGGCATTGAATCTACGGAGGCTCCACATGCGAGGCTTTCAACCACAAAAATTTGCGGATGGTGGCCTGGTGCAAGGCCTCAAGCGTGTCTTCGGTATGGACGAGGAACGCAATGCGCGTGTGGCCGCGTACCGCGCGCAGGCTGCGCAAGAGAAACCTGCCGAGACACCAGCGCCAGCCCCCGCACCTGCGGTGAGCGACTACGCTGGAATGGGCGCGATGAAGCGCCGCGAGAAGGCTGCTGGCCTGGCTGATGGCGGCACGGTCAAGCCGCGTGGGTTCAAGGCAGGTGGCCTGATCCGCGGGCCTGGGACGGGCACCAGCGATTCGATCAAAACCGAAAAGCGCCCCGGCACCTTCATCATGCCCGCCGACAGCACCCAGGCCATTGGCCCGGAGGCGCTGGAGGAAATGGGTGAAATGGACGACGGCGACATGGAAGAGCAGGGCGAAAAAATGCCCGTGCGCCTGAGTGCCGGTGAGTTCGAGCTGCCGCCCGAGCAGGTTCAGGCGCTGGGTGAGGCTGTGCTGACAGTAATGCGTGATGCCACTCATAAGCCGGTGCGCGGCTTCGCCCCCCAGGCAGAGACGGAGGAGCCGCGCCAGTTCTTTGCCGACGGCGGCGTTGTGGACGATGAGCAAAAGAAGCGGTTGGCCAACCAGACCTCCATGTACGTGCAGGGCGCTCAGGCTGCCGCAGCAAATCGGCCTCCGGCGCCAACCGCACCGCCACCGGCAGCGCCGCCGCCCGAGCCGCAAGCAGCCTTCGGCGTGTTCCCGCAGATGGGGCGCAATACCGCTGGCGGTCGCCCGGCACCTGCGCCTGTCGTGCCCCCTCCTGCGACCGAGGTGGAGGGCTGGCGCACGAAGGCAGTAATGGATGGCGCGGCCCAAGACGCACAGGCTTCATGGGACCGTGGCGGTGTCGATGGAGTCGCTGGCGCGGCCGGCGCAGTGGCGCGCGGTGCTATCACCGCCATCCCAACGGCCGTTGGCGAATTCGCATACAACACCGTTGCCCCGCTGGGTGGAGTAGCGAGAGGCTTCTGGAATGGCATCACCGGTGGGGATTCGGCACCGGAGGCGCCTGCGACTACCCAGGCGTCGCCGAGCCCAGCTGCACCCCGTGCACCTGACGCCCAAGGCGGCCAGGCCCCCGCATCCGGTACCCAGGCAGCGCCGCCAGTACAGGCTACCGCTGCGCCCATTTCCGGCGCAGCTGAGGTGGCCGCTTCCACGGGGGGCAACACCGGCCAGGTGATGCCAGGTGTATTCCGCTCAGGCAACAGCTATTCCGATTCCGCACAAGGGGTCGTGAACGGTGCCGCGCCACGTGGCATGCCCTCTGCCCAGAACGTTGCCGCGGCTGATGCGCTTTACGCCCGTCAGCAGCAGGACACGGTGCCGCGCGTTGCCGGGTTTCAACCTACAGGCATCACTGCGCCTGTCATCCGCAACTCCACCAATGACTGGGCCGCACGCAACAACCTGCGCAATCAGGCAGTCAGCGCCAGCAGCATTACGAATCGGCCGGGCTGGAGCGGAGGCGGGCGCGGTTTTGTACCGCCTGATGTGCTCTCGTACCAGGAAGCGCTCAGAGCCGACCAGGCGCTGCAGCAAGCCCAGCCCGGACTCGATCAGACTGCAATGCGCGAGAACGGAGGTCTCCAGCGCGAAGCCGTGCAGCAGGCCGGCGGGCTGCAACGTGAGCAGGTGCAGCAGGCTGGAGCGAACACCCGCGCCAACGCGAGCAATGCTGTTGACCAGCGCCGCGTGGGGCTGGAAGAGCAGGTGCGTGGTTTCGACATCCGCGAGGGGCAGCGGAAGGAGCAGCTATTCGCGCGCTACAACGCGGCGAAAACAGCCGAGGAAAAGGCCGCAGTCGCCCAGCAGATCCGTGACCTGTCTGGAAAGCAGCCGGAGTCGCCTTGGAAGGTACAGGTGACGCCGACGACGAAGAACGCTGATGGGTCCACTACCGATGGCAGCGTCTATCGGTACAACACCCAGACGGGCGTGGTCGAGCGGGTGGATGCAGCCGCCACAGCACCATTGCCGTTGCCTGCAAAGGATCAGCTCAAGGCAGGCCAGGTGTACCAGACGCCCCGAGGACCGGCACGCTGGGACGGAAAACAGTTTCAAACTGCATAAGTCAGCTGGAAAATCGCCACGCAACCGCCCATTGAGGGCTTTGTGCTATCAATTTAGTTGCAATTCCAGACTGTTCCAGCTCTGTGACACGGCCTGCCGGTGGGGCTTGTCATGAAGTCAGGACCAGCCTTGTGATACACGCCACCATGGTTGTCGTAGCAAAAGGCTTTATCGCAGTGGGTGAGGATAGGCTGCAAGGTGGTTTGTGCGGCGCGCCGCCGTGCATCGTCCTTATGTTCTGCTTCAGGCTTTGTGTTCCAACGTCCCTGCTTGTTGGTGATCGAATTGGCGGAGGTCGCGGCGTTCTCTCGCTCCTTTCGTGCCTGCCAGCTTTCTTGCCCTTGCTGCGTGGCAATGGCGGGAGGCACCATTTGCCCCTGTCGGGCATTCCATTCGCGCTCCTGTTCCGCAGCATTGCGCTGCTGCTTGCGCATTTCAGCGTCATAGGCCTCTTGGCGCTCACGAAGTATTTCTTCTCTGGAGCGCTGGCGCTCAATTTGGCCGCCTTGCTGCCCCTGCGCGCACGGTCGGTCTGAGTAAATGATCTTGCCGGCCTGATCCTGGCACCGATGAACCTGCGCATGAGCTGTGCTGGCGAAAAGAGCAGCGGCGGCAGACAGGATTGCAATGGCGTGTCGAATGTTCAAGGTGACTCCCTCCGCACATCACTCTATCAGCAGTCCCAGCACAAGCGTTGGTGGTGCCGACGCGGCTGGTGAAGGGTGGCGCGCCCCGTATAGGGTTCGGCGCTTTCAGCTCTGCACGCGAGCATGCGTGCATGAGCGATACCTTCTCCTACGAAGACGCCGCAAAGCCGGCACCCTCCACTAAGTCCGAATCGGCTAAGCCGTTCAGCTACGAAGAGGCGACGGGGCAGACCCCATCGCGTGGCTTCAAGGGCTGGGCGCAGGATGTTGCAGGCACAGCAATCAACAGTGCCATCAGCGTGCCCGAGGCCGTCGTGGGCCTGGCCGACATCCCCACGGGCGGTGCCGTAGGCAAGTTCTTGGAGAACGAGGGCGGCTCCGTAGGCTTCCGGCCCAAGCAGGCCAAAGAGTTTGTCAATGAAACGATCAAGTCTGATGCTTCGCGCGAAGCCCACCGGAAGTTCAATGAGGCCGATGGCATCGTGGATAAGACGGTTGCTGCCATCCAAAACCCGAGCCTGATCCTTGAGGGTGTAGGTGAGTCTCTGGGCGCCATGGGTGCCGGTGGTGTTGCCTCGCGCGGTCTGATGGCCGCCACGAAACTCGGACAGATGGGCGCCAAGGGCGCTGCGCTGGCTGGCGCTGCTGGTGAGGGCATCACCATGGCGGGCTCTGCGGCCGAGCAGATCCGCCAAGAAACCCCGGATGGTTCGCTCACGCCTACTCAATCGGGCCTTGCTCTTGCGACCGGCCTTGTGGGTGGTGCCATCGGCGCATTCAGCGGGCGTGTCGCCAACAAACTGGGTATCGGTGACGCCGAAACCATGCTCGCCCAGGGCACAAAGGGTATGGCCAAGACAGAAGCGGACGGCGCAGCACGTGCAGCCGCGAACCCGCTGGTGCAGCAGCTGGCGGCCAAGAGCATCCCGCGCCAGGTGATCTCGGGGGCAATCTCCGAAGGCTTCCTCGAAGAACTGCCGCAGTCCGTGGCCGAGCAGATTTTCCAGAACGTGGCCCTGGGCAAGGACTGGCTGACGGATGTGGATTCAGCCGTGGTCATGGGCGTGCTGTCTGGTGGCGCTATGGGCGGCGCAGCCGCTGGCTACCACGGCATCAGGCAGCCGAAGGGCGGTGCTGGTGATGCGCCAACCGCCCAACCTGGCGCGGTACCCGCCGATGGCGGTGCGCAGCCGGGTGCCGCCCCCACCAACCCGGGCATGGAACGCATCCAGCAGGCATTCGCTGCCCAACTGGCGGCGCTGCAGCAGCAGGAGCAGGGCGATCCGCCCGTGCCCCAGACCGCGCCACCCGATGGCGCCGCCGCGCTGGCGCAGCAGCAGGCCCAGGCCGAAGCCCAGCGCCAGGCTGCCATTGATGCCTCGCGCGCTGTGCAGAGCCCTGACGACGAGATTTACCAGTCCACGGGCATGCAGTCCAGTCAGAACGTGACGCGCGATGAAAATGCCGCGCCATCCATAGCGGACATGCTGGACACCGACGCCGTATACCGAGCCTGGAGCAATCTGCGGGATGGATCTGACCGCTCAACCATGCGTGGTCAGATGGACTATGTGGAGCGCACCTACGGCGGAAAGGTGAGCCCTGAAAACCGCGCATCCGCAGAGAAGGAACTTGCGCAGCAGTTCAAGTGGTTCCGCGCTGCCACGCCGGAGCAGCGTGCGGCCACGATGGACCGCCTGAGTGCACCCGATCCTGTCAAGCCTTCCGTCGCCATGGGCCTGAACCCTGCCGCAGGCCCGCTGTCTGCTGGTGCTGCACTGGCTGTCGATACCGGCGTATCTGACCAGGTGCAGCAGGCTGCCGCGCTGGCCCAGGCCGCCGAAGTGGCGCAAAAGCAGGGCAAGAAACCTGCCCAAAGCAATCAAAAACAAGAGCGGCAAGCGCTTACGCAGCAAGGTGTGAACCAAGAAACCGGCGAAATTTCGCAGGGCTTGCCCATGGAGAGCTGGAGCGATGCCCAGTTGTCCAACACCTTCCGTGGCGCTCAGTCGCGCGAGGTCCGCATGCAACTGGCCCAGGAACTGGGCCGACGCCGCGCACTGCGTGAGCAGCAGGAGCTGCAGGCCGAGCTGGATGCCGAACAGCGCGCCAGCGTGCCCGGTGCCGAGCGCGCCGATGCCGCTTTTGCCTCCCTGACGGAAGACGCCGGCCCCGTACCGGCCGATCTGACCATTCCCGCAACCACAGAAGGAAACCGCAATGGCCCTCAAGCCGCCCAAGCCCAGCAAGGTAGCGCGCAACCGTCGCAAGTCGGAGCAGCGCCAGCAGTCGCACGTGGAGCACCAGATGCTCAAGGACGCTCAGGCGCGGATGGCGCGCAGCAAGCAGCCGCTGCAGGCCTGATCGATGGCGCCCCGACTGCGAACCCTGGAATGCAAGCAGCGGCAGCGCCAGGCGCGCAAGTTGCGCCGCAAGCAGAAGGCTCTGCACAGCGCGTAGCCAGCACTGGCGATGCATGGACGCGTATGCCCACTGCCGAACGCCAGGCCCTGGCCCAGCGGGCGGACCTCAAGCCCATCGTGCGCAAGAACGTCCACCGCGCGGCCTGGGCCGATCTGAACCGCGATGTTCAGCGCAAGCTGGCCGAGGCGATGGAGCCCAGCGCGAAGAATGATGCAACCTACACCAAGGCTCTGGAGTTGGTGCGCAGCGCAGGCGTAGTGAAGCGTCCGGCTATTCAGGATGCCCTGGGTATTGGTTTCGATGAAGTCAATGCGCTGATGGAGCGCATGGAGCGCGAGGGCGTTGTGACTGCCGCCAAGGCGAATGGCGAACGTGCTTTGCTTTCCGTCGGCACATCGCCCACGGGCGAGGCTGCGCCAGTCGCAGCACCATCCGTATCCCGTCAGGATGCGGAGCAAGAGCAGGCCGGTACCAGCGCCGAATCTGCACCAGCAGCTATCAATTCAGAAGCGGACAAGGACGGAAACACTATCGTCGGCCGCCGCTCTGACGGCGTGATGATTCGCCAGGACAAGAACGGCGTGCGCTGGTATGCCCAGGGCGGCGTGCGCATCGAGGAAACCGTGTCCATGCGCCCCACGCGCCAGGGCATGCAGGTAACGCGCGGCGAGCTGAAACCCGAGTTCATGACGGCGGCAGAGAGCGAGGCGGCCAAGTCTGCTGCCAGCCCGGCACCAGCTGCAGAAAACGCCATCAATGTTTCTGATGAAAATCAGACCGGTACCAGCACCAAAGAAGCGCCGGTAGCTACGAATTCAGTAGCAAAAAAGGCACCTCCTGCTGCCAAGAAGCCCAGCGCTGATCAGGTGCGCGCGCAGGCCGATCTGATGAACGCCCTGGCCGATCTGGGCGACATCCTGGGCAAGAACACCCGCATGAACATCATGCCCGAGCAGGAGCAAAAGCTGCTGCCAGTGCTCACGCGCGTGCTGGATGCCGCTTTCCGCCTGGGGTATCACAAGTTCAAGGATTCGGCCAAGTTCGCCCTGGACCAGATCCGCGCCAACCTGGGCGACGATGCGGCTGACGCCCTGACGCTGGATCACCTGCAGGGCGCCTACATCGCCATGGCGGGGGGCAAGACGGGAGCGGATACCAAGCGCGCGGTCATCGACGTGGAGAGCAAGGCAGAAATTGAGGCGCACGAGGCCTCTGTTGCTGCAGAAGAGGACGAGGCCGATAATGCACAGCAGGAGAACCCCAGCGATGAGCGCACAACTGTACGAAGCGAAAGCCCGCAAGCACTGGACGCAGTGGCTGCCCAAGAAGGTGGCCGCGCTGAAAGCGAGCGGGGAGCTGGAGCAGGCGCTGCAAACAGCGGGCAAACAGGCGCAGCAGGAAGTGCTGTCGCTGATGGAGCAGGGTTTTCGCCAGCACGAGGCGGAGGAAGTGGCGTTGAGCCAGTACGTGCTCCTAAAACCAGAGCCCGAGGCCGAGCTGGAGCCGTGGGAGCGCAAGGAGCTGGCGCAACTGGAGAGCCAGTACCGCAAGCAGATGGGCGCGTAGCCGTCCCTGGGGGCGAGGCCAGCGCCCCGAACATTCCTGCCGCCGACTTCCAGATCACCGACGAGGTGGGCCTGGGCAAGGGCGGTGAGGTTCAAAAGTTCACCGACAACCTGGCCGCAATCCGCACCCTCAAGGCTATCGAGGCTGCCAACCGCCGCGCAACCCCGGAAGAACAGGCAATGCTGGCCCGCTATGTGGGCTGGGGTGGCCTGGCCAATGCATTCCCCGACCCCGGTACCGGCCAGTTCAAGGACAAGTGGCGTGCGCGTGGTGAGGAACTGCGCGATCTGCTGACCAAGGAGGAATACACCGCCGCGCGCCGCTCGACGCGAAACGCGCACTACACCTCCCAGACCGTGGTGTCGGCGATGTGGGATATGGTGCGCCGCCTGGGCTACCGTGGCGGATTGGTGCTGGAATCCTCGATGGGCTCCGGCAACTTCCTGGGCCTGGCCCCCAAGGACATGCCCAATCGGTTCGTGGGTGTCGAATACGACAGCCTGACCGCGCGCATCGGCCAAGCCCTGTACCCGCAGGCGACGGTGCTGCATTCCGGTTTCCAGAAGGTACCGGTGGCCGACAACGCTTTCATGCTGAACATCGGCAACCCGCCGTTCGGCAGCGAGTCCCTGCGCTTCCAGTTCAAGCCCGAGCTGCAGGGCGTGTCGATTCACAACCAGTTTTTCCGCGCTGGCATGGATGCGCTGCGCCCCGGCGGCATTCAGGCCATGGTGGTGTCGCGCTTCCTCATGGACGCGCAGGACAAGAGCAGCCGCTTGGCACTGGCCGCGCAGGCGCGCTTGGTGGCCGCGATCCGCTTGCCTGACACCGCATTCAAGGAGAACGCGCGCACGGAGGTGGTCACTGACATCCTGATCTTCCAGAAGATGGATGCGGGCGACCAGGCCGCGATGCAGGCCGCCATCACGGAATACAACAAGCTCAAGGCCAACAAGAAGGGGGCGGACGCAGCCGCCGCCGCGCTGGTGCCCTCCTGGGTGGAAACGGTCAAGGTGCCCGACCCGCTGGGCGGCGAGGCCATGAACGTCAACGCCTATTTCGCAGAGAACCCGGCGAATGTGCTGGGCGTCATGGAGCGCTCCGGTTCCATGCAGCATGGCGCAGACATCACAGTGCGCTTGGACAATCCTGCAGAACTGGGCGAGCTGCTGCGCGCCGCTGTGCAGCGCCTGCCAGAAGGCATCCAGAACTTCCAGCAGGATGTGCTGGACGCTACCGCCGCGCGCCACAAGTCCATGAGCGACGCTCTGCGCATCGCCGTGGCCAACGAAGAGGCCGGGCACATCAAGGCCAGCCCGGACGGCAAGCTGCAGCGCGTGATCGAGCGCGAGACGCCGGAAGGCGATTTCGAGTTTGCCTACCAGGAGATTGACGAAAACAGCCCCTGGCATGAATCCCTGAGCCAGAACGCAGAGGGCCAGTGGTACAGCATGGAGCCCGTGCTGGACGAGCAAGGCAAGAACGTCAAGGCCATGAACGCCAATGGCGAGGCCACGCGCAAGAACCTGTACGAGCGAAAGGTCTACGCCAAGCCCGAGGACGTGCCCGAGAAGCTGCGCCTGGGCAAGCTGGGCATGAAGCGCCTCAGTGGGCTGGTGGGCCTGCGCGACCTGCTCAAGCGCCAGCTGGTGCTGGAAACGGCCGACGCCGTGCCCGCCATGATGGAGGGCAACCGCAAGAGCCTGGCCGCTGCCTACGAGGCATTCGTCAAGGCCAATGGCCCGGTGGGGCGTGCCACCAACATGAGACTGGCGATGACCATGCCGGACGGCGGCCTGATCGCCGCCCTGGAGGTGGACTACCAGCCCGAGCGCACCGCAGAGCAGGCTGCGCGCTCCGGGCTGGAGGCGCAGAAAGAGAAGGCCACGCCGGCACCGATCCTGCGTGAGCGCGTGGTGCCCAAGTATGAGCCCGCGACCAAGGCCGCCAGCCCATCGGACGCCCTGGCCATCACCCTGGCCGAGTCCGGCCGCGTGGACATGGACCGCATCGCCAGCCTCCTGGATATTAGCCCGGAGCAGGCTGGAGAGGCCTTGCAACAGGGCACTGACCCGTTGGTGTTCAAAGACCCTGAAACCGGCCTGTGGGAGACGGCCGACGCCTACCTGTCGGGCATGGTCAAGCGCAAGCTGAACGCTGCGCGCGCCGCTGGCATGACCAAAAACGCTCAGGCACTGGAGAAGGTCATTCCCGCCGACTGGACCGCAGAGAACGTGGCTGTGACCATGGGCGCCACCTGGGTGCCGCCTGAAATCTATGCAGATTTTGTGCGCCATCTGGTGGGCGGCAAGGCGCGGGTGAGCTTTTCGGCTCTGACCAACAGTTTCAGTGTCAGCGTGGACGGCGCCGAGCGCACCAGCATGTCCAACTGGAGCAGCGAGGGTGCGCCAGCCGACTACATCATCACCCGCATCCTGAACAGCAAAGCTGTGACCGTCACCGCCCGCGATGCGGACGGCAACACCTTCATCGACAAGGAGCGCACCGCCCTGGCTGGGCTCAAGGCCCGCGAGATTGAGGCCGAGTTTGGCGACTGGGTTTTCAAGAATGGCGAGCGCCGCCAGCGTCTGGTGGATGTGTTCAACGAGAAGTTCAACACGCGCGTGGTGCGCCAGTTCAATGGGCAGCACCTGCAACTGCCCGGCAAGGTGCCCGACGCCATCCTCAAGATGCGCCGACACCAGATGAATGCCATCTGGCGCGGTATCTACGAGCGCTTCATGCTGGTGGACCACGCCGTGGGCGCGGGCAAGACCTTCACCGCCATCGCGCGTGCGATGGAGCGCCGCCGCATGGGGCTTTCGCGCAAGCCCATGGTGGCTGT
Above is a window of Acidovorax sp. KKS102 DNA encoding:
- a CDS encoding DUF4124 domain-containing protein, with translation MNIRHAIAILSAAAALFASTAHAQVHRCQDQAGKIIYSDRPCAQGQQGGQIERQRSREEILRERQEAYDAEMRKQQRNAAEQEREWNARQGQMVPPAIATQQGQESWQARKERENAATSANSITNKQGRWNTKPEAEHKDDARRRAAQTTLQPILTHCDKAFCYDNHGGVYHKAGPDFMTSPTGRPCHRAGTVWNCN